From one Magnetofaba australis IT-1 genomic stretch:
- the nhaA gene encoding Na+/H+ antiporter NhaA has translation MNAAIKHLLHNPAASGIFIFLAAVAAMGVENSAWSGMYNDFLNIPVAVQFAELKIAKPLLLWINDGLMAVFFLLVGLELKREFLEGELSQPANVVLPIAGAIGGIAMPAAIYAGINHADAAALQGWAIPTATDIAFALGILALLGSRVPPALKLFLLTLAIIDDLVAIIIIALFYTSDLSVGSLQVAAVGIGVLVAMNRLGVKGVSGYGLVGVVLWVAVLKSGVHATLAGVVLAFAIPMHGDEGEPSPLKQLEHDLHHVVGLGILPLFAFANAGVSLQGMSVTDLLSPVPFGIAMGLFLGKQIGVFGFVWLTVRTGLAKLPEEMRWPQLYGLSLLCGVGFTMSLFISSLAFEHGGAAGAPDIGPARLGILGGSILSGLLGFILLRLTLPKHR, from the coding sequence ATGAACGCCGCCATCAAGCATCTGCTGCATAATCCCGCCGCCAGTGGAATCTTTATCTTCCTGGCCGCTGTGGCCGCCATGGGGGTGGAGAACTCCGCCTGGAGCGGCATGTACAACGATTTTCTCAACATTCCGGTGGCGGTGCAGTTCGCCGAGTTGAAGATCGCCAAACCCTTGCTGTTGTGGATCAACGACGGCTTGATGGCGGTGTTCTTCCTGTTGGTGGGGCTGGAACTGAAACGGGAGTTCCTGGAGGGAGAGCTGTCACAACCGGCTAATGTGGTGCTGCCCATCGCCGGGGCCATTGGCGGCATCGCCATGCCAGCGGCCATCTATGCAGGCATCAATCACGCCGATGCGGCGGCGCTGCAGGGATGGGCCATCCCCACCGCCACCGACATCGCCTTCGCGCTTGGCATTCTGGCGCTGCTGGGATCCCGCGTGCCGCCAGCGCTGAAACTGTTCCTGCTGACTCTGGCCATCATCGATGACCTGGTGGCGATCATTATCATCGCGCTGTTCTACACCAGCGACCTGTCGGTGGGCTCGTTGCAGGTGGCGGCGGTGGGCATCGGCGTGCTGGTGGCGATGAACCGTCTGGGGGTCAAAGGGGTCTCCGGGTACGGACTGGTGGGGGTGGTGCTGTGGGTGGCGGTGCTCAAATCCGGCGTCCACGCCACCCTGGCCGGGGTGGTGCTGGCGTTCGCCATCCCCATGCACGGCGACGAAGGCGAACCGTCTCCCCTCAAACAGTTGGAGCATGATCTGCACCACGTGGTGGGGCTGGGCATTCTGCCGCTGTTCGCCTTCGCCAACGCCGGGGTCTCGCTGCAGGGAATGTCAGTGACGGATCTGCTCTCACCGGTGCCGTTTGGCATCGCCATGGGGCTGTTTTTGGGTAAGCAGATTGGCGTGTTCGGCTTTGTCTGGCTGACGGTGCGCACCGGCCTGGCCAAACTGCCCGAGGAGATGCGCTGGCCGCAGCTCTATGGCCTGTCGCTGTTGTGCGGGGTGGGCTTCACCATGAGTCTGTTCATCAGTTCGCTGGCGTTTGAGCATGGCGGCGCTGCGGGCGCCCCGGATATCGGCCCGGCGCGTCTGGGCATTCTGGGCGGCTCGATTCTGTCGGGACTGCTGGGCTTCATTCTGCTGCGTTTGACGCTGCCTAAGCATCGTTAA
- a CDS encoding TrpB-like pyridoxal phosphate-dependent enzyme, with protein sequence MQQTKILLEESEMPTHWYNVAADMPNPPAPPLGPDGNPVTPDAMSAIFCEPIIQQEMAQERWIEIPDEVRQVLTMWRPSPMFRAHRLEKALGTPAKIFYKYEGVSPAGSHKPNSAVPQAYYNKMAGVKKLTTETGAGQWGSSISLAGQMYGLDVTVYMVKVSYQQKPFRRSMMETWGAKVYASPTDHTQAGKAALAADPNNPGSLGLAISEAVEVAASNPDTCYSLGSVLNHVCLHQTIIGQEAKKQLAKVDEYPDIVIGCCGGGSNFAGVAFPFLADKAAGKEVRLVAVEPDSCPTLTRGHYAYDFGDSVGMTPLMLMYTLGHDFMPPSIHAGGLRYHGDSPLLSQLVKEGIVEAHGIPQLATFEAGVQFARAEGIIPAPESCHAVARAIIEANACKESGEAKTILFNLSGHGHFDMASYDKFFAGELENYAYPEQAIKDALSHLPKVG encoded by the coding sequence ATGCAACAGACGAAAATTTTGTTGGAAGAGTCGGAGATGCCCACCCATTGGTATAATGTCGCCGCCGACATGCCCAATCCGCCGGCGCCGCCCTTAGGACCCGATGGCAATCCGGTGACCCCGGACGCCATGAGCGCCATCTTCTGCGAGCCGATCATCCAACAGGAGATGGCCCAGGAGCGCTGGATCGAGATTCCCGATGAGGTGCGCCAGGTGCTGACCATGTGGCGTCCGTCGCCGATGTTTCGCGCGCACCGACTGGAGAAGGCGCTCGGCACCCCGGCGAAGATTTTTTATAAATATGAGGGCGTGAGTCCGGCCGGTTCGCACAAACCCAACTCCGCCGTGCCGCAGGCCTATTATAATAAGATGGCGGGGGTGAAGAAGCTCACCACCGAGACCGGCGCCGGGCAGTGGGGCTCCTCCATCTCCCTGGCCGGGCAGATGTACGGCCTGGACGTGACCGTCTACATGGTCAAGGTCAGCTATCAGCAGAAACCATTCCGCCGCTCCATGATGGAGACCTGGGGGGCCAAGGTCTACGCCAGCCCCACAGACCACACCCAGGCCGGAAAGGCGGCGCTGGCCGCCGACCCCAACAATCCGGGATCGCTAGGTCTGGCCATCTCCGAAGCGGTGGAGGTGGCCGCCAGCAACCCGGACACCTGCTACTCCCTGGGTTCGGTGCTCAACCACGTCTGCCTGCACCAAACCATCATCGGCCAGGAGGCCAAGAAGCAGTTGGCCAAGGTCGACGAATATCCGGATATCGTCATCGGCTGCTGCGGCGGCGGCAGCAACTTCGCAGGCGTCGCCTTTCCGTTCCTGGCCGACAAGGCGGCGGGCAAGGAGGTGCGGCTGGTGGCGGTGGAGCCCGACTCCTGCCCCACCCTCACCCGCGGTCACTACGCCTACGACTTCGGCGACTCGGTGGGAATGACGCCGCTGATGCTGATGTACACCCTGGGCCACGACTTCATGCCCCCCAGCATCCATGCAGGCGGTCTGCGCTATCACGGCGACTCGCCGCTGCTGTCGCAACTGGTCAAGGAGGGCATCGTTGAGGCCCACGGCATCCCGCAGCTCGCCACCTTTGAGGCCGGGGTGCAGTTCGCCCGCGCCGAGGGGATCATTCCGGCGCCGGAGTCGTGCCATGCGGTGGCGCGGGCCATCATTGAAGCCAACGCCTGTAAAGAGAGCGGCGAGGCCAAAACAATCCTGTTCAACCTCTCCGGCCACGGCCACTTCGACATGGCCAGCTACGACAAATTCTTTGCCGGTGAGTTGGAGAACTACGCCTACCCCGAGCAGGCCATCAAGGACGCCTTGAGCCACCTGCCGAAAGTGGGATAA
- the ppdK gene encoding pyruvate, phosphate dikinase, whose protein sequence is MDQTKFVYFFGNGQADGDASMKNLLGGKGANLAEMTRLGVPVPSGFTISTEVCGLYLAQGGYPAGLKEQVATALGKMEEAMGATFGSAENPLLLSVRSGARVSMPGMMDTVLNLGLNDTTVEGMISRTGDARFAYDSYRRFVTMYSDVVLGVAHHHFEEMINAKKAQVGKKMDTEMSADDWKDLVGQFKAKVQQETGKPFPESPEDQLWGAIGAVFNSWNIPRAIVYRKLNDIPEEWGTAVNVQSMVFGNMGEDCATGVAFTRDPSTGENRFYGEYLVNAQGEDVVAGIRTPHQVTIEGKNRQDSDLAAMEEELPELYKELYAVQQRLEKHYSDMQDIEFTIQQGKLWLLQTRNGKRTAKAALKIAVDMVNEGMIDKQTAIMRVAPDTLDQLLHPMLDPKADRTVVGKALPASPGAATGMVVFNSDDAEKWAEEGKKVMLVRDETSPEDIHGMHSAQGIITARGGMTSHAAVVARGMGRPCVSGCSELHISGNSCKIGSLEVKEGDWLTIDGSTGEIMQGQVATMDPELSGDFATFMEWAEEIARMKVRTNADNPEDARTARNFGAQGIGLCRTEHMFFGAERIINMRGMILAENDDDRRKSIAKILPYQREDFEGLFREMKGFPVTIRLLDPPLHEFIPHDEEGQQEVAESTGMPLEKVKARVESLKEFNPMLGHRGCRLGVSYPEVYEMQAQAIMEAACHLVKNEGYTIIPEIMIPLVGVVSELKLLREKCAAVCEKVMQENGVKLEYMIGTMVELPRAAVTADQIAAEADFFSFGTNDLTQTTMGISRDDSGPFLKEYVDKNLLPKDPFVSIDQVGVGGLVRMGAEKGRSTKPGLKLGVCGEHGGDPDSIGFFETVGLDYVSCSPYRVPIARLAAAQAAVNNKK, encoded by the coding sequence ATGGATCAAACCAAGTTCGTCTATTTTTTCGGCAACGGCCAGGCTGACGGCGACGCCTCCATGAAGAACCTCTTGGGCGGCAAGGGCGCCAACCTGGCGGAGATGACCCGCCTGGGCGTTCCGGTCCCCTCCGGCTTCACCATCAGCACCGAAGTGTGCGGGCTCTACCTGGCTCAAGGCGGCTATCCCGCCGGGCTCAAGGAGCAGGTTGCGACCGCTCTGGGTAAAATGGAAGAGGCCATGGGCGCCACCTTCGGCAGCGCCGAAAACCCGCTGCTTCTGTCGGTGCGCTCCGGCGCCCGCGTCTCCATGCCGGGTATGATGGACACCGTGCTCAACCTGGGCCTCAACGACACCACCGTTGAGGGCATGATCTCCCGCACCGGCGACGCCCGTTTCGCCTACGACTCCTACCGTCGCTTCGTCACCATGTACTCCGACGTGGTGTTGGGCGTGGCTCACCATCACTTTGAAGAGATGATCAACGCCAAGAAGGCGCAAGTCGGCAAGAAGATGGACACCGAGATGTCCGCCGACGACTGGAAAGATCTGGTTGGTCAGTTCAAGGCCAAAGTGCAGCAAGAGACCGGCAAGCCCTTCCCCGAATCCCCCGAAGATCAACTCTGGGGCGCCATCGGCGCGGTGTTCAACTCCTGGAACATCCCCCGCGCCATCGTCTACCGCAAACTGAACGACATCCCCGAAGAGTGGGGCACTGCGGTGAACGTGCAGTCCATGGTGTTCGGCAACATGGGCGAAGATTGCGCCACCGGCGTGGCCTTCACCCGCGACCCCTCCACCGGTGAGAATCGCTTCTACGGCGAATACTTGGTCAACGCTCAGGGCGAAGACGTGGTGGCCGGCATCCGCACGCCGCACCAGGTGACCATCGAAGGCAAGAATCGTCAGGATTCCGACCTCGCCGCCATGGAAGAGGAGCTGCCCGAGCTGTATAAAGAGCTGTATGCCGTCCAGCAGCGTCTGGAGAAGCATTACAGCGACATGCAGGACATCGAGTTCACCATCCAGCAGGGCAAACTGTGGCTGCTGCAGACCCGTAACGGCAAGCGCACCGCCAAGGCCGCGCTGAAGATCGCCGTGGACATGGTCAACGAAGGCATGATCGACAAGCAGACCGCCATCATGCGCGTCGCTCCCGACACCCTCGACCAACTGCTGCACCCCATGCTCGACCCCAAAGCCGATCGCACCGTGGTGGGCAAGGCGCTGCCCGCCTCCCCGGGCGCGGCCACCGGTATGGTGGTGTTCAACTCCGATGACGCCGAGAAGTGGGCCGAAGAGGGCAAAAAAGTCATGTTGGTGCGTGACGAAACCAGCCCCGAAGATATCCACGGCATGCACTCCGCCCAAGGCATCATCACCGCCCGCGGCGGCATGACCTCCCACGCCGCCGTGGTGGCGCGCGGTATGGGTCGCCCCTGCGTCTCCGGCTGCTCCGAGCTGCACATCAGCGGCAACAGCTGCAAGATCGGCAGCCTGGAGGTCAAAGAAGGCGACTGGCTGACCATCGACGGCTCCACCGGTGAGATCATGCAGGGCCAGGTGGCCACCATGGATCCCGAGCTGTCCGGCGATTTCGCCACCTTCATGGAGTGGGCTGAAGAGATCGCCCGCATGAAAGTGCGCACCAACGCCGATAACCCCGAAGACGCCCGCACCGCGCGCAACTTCGGCGCCCAAGGCATTGGTCTGTGCCGCACCGAACACATGTTCTTCGGCGCCGAGCGCATCATCAACATGCGCGGTATGATCCTGGCCGAGAACGACGATGATCGTCGTAAATCCATCGCCAAGATCCTGCCTTACCAGCGTGAGGACTTCGAAGGCCTGTTCCGCGAGATGAAGGGCTTCCCCGTCACCATCCGCTTGCTGGATCCCCCTCTGCACGAGTTCATCCCCCACGATGAAGAGGGCCAGCAAGAGGTGGCCGAATCCACCGGCATGCCGCTGGAGAAGGTCAAAGCCCGCGTCGAGAGCCTCAAAGAGTTCAACCCCATGCTGGGCCATCGCGGCTGCCGCCTGGGCGTGAGCTACCCCGAAGTTTACGAGATGCAGGCCCAAGCCATCATGGAAGCCGCCTGCCATCTAGTGAAAAACGAAGGCTACACCATCATCCCCGAGATCATGATCCCGCTGGTGGGCGTTGTCTCCGAGTTGAAGCTGCTGCGTGAGAAGTGCGCCGCAGTGTGCGAAAAGGTGATGCAAGAGAACGGCGTCAAGCTGGAGTACATGATCGGCACCATGGTGGAGCTGCCCCGCGCCGCCGTCACCGCCGACCAGATCGCTGCGGAAGCTGACTTCTTCTCCTTCGGCACCAACGACCTGACCCAAACCACCATGGGCATCTCCCGCGACGATTCCGGTCCATTCCTGAAGGAGTACGTGGACAAGAACCTGCTGCCCAAGGATCCGTTCGTGAGCATCGACCAGGTCGGCGTTGGCGGTTTGGTGCGCATGGGAGCCGAGAAGGGCCGCTCCACCAAGCCGGGCCTGAAACTGGGTGTGTGCGGCGAGCATGGCGGCGATCCCGACTCCATCGGTTTCTTCGAGACCGTGGGTCTGGACTACGTCTCCTGCTCCCCCTACCGTGTGCCCATCGCCCGTCTGGCGGCGGCTCAGGCTGCGGTGAACAACAAGAAGTGA
- a CDS encoding NUDIX hydrolase, producing MLSRPTVSAHALIMDHSAGEERLLLGRLAYRDHRWRKWALPGGFVDAGEGLEQALLREVKEEIGVSLTEWRQVDVVTFLEQRAPHIGFVYLSRAFSGQAQCLTRELLEIDWFTQEQFRQLALNGDLAYNEMITQTCHLGWPAP from the coding sequence ATGCTCTCGCGTCCCACCGTCTCCGCACACGCTCTGATTATGGATCACAGCGCTGGCGAAGAGCGTCTTCTGCTCGGACGTTTGGCCTATCGCGACCACCGTTGGCGCAAATGGGCGCTGCCAGGCGGATTTGTCGATGCCGGCGAAGGGCTGGAGCAAGCGCTGCTACGGGAAGTCAAAGAGGAGATTGGCGTCAGTCTCACAGAATGGCGACAGGTGGACGTTGTCACCTTCCTGGAACAGCGGGCGCCGCACATCGGTTTCGTCTACCTGAGCCGCGCATTCTCCGGCCAGGCGCAATGCCTGACCCGCGAATTGCTGGAGATTGACTGGTTTACCCAGGAGCAGTTTCGCCAACTGGCCCTCAATGGCGACTTGGCCTACAACGAGATGATCACCCAAACCTGCCATCTGGGCTGGCCCGCCCCCTAA
- a CDS encoding L,D-transpeptidase family protein, with amino-acid sequence MSILCALMLFCLTPPAQAASSAQAAIRPHKERISEFDALFQQGMAAIANSDFTRALATFEVLTRKKPDFRVAQLIYGDLLTAQAQMLKGFGNIPASGRDPDIADLQAEALARLRHLQHQPPAGSMPAELLMLSTRSAHAIAVDLTQARLYLFRNHDGAPELIASYYSSSGKNGADKRRRGDKKTPVGLYYITDYLTGDSLPDLYGAGALPLNYPNEWDRLNKRTGYGIWLHGTPSDTYSRPPRASDGCVALTNLDFQDLERLAGIGTPVVLSPRLNWVSKQEWLARRQSIQTQVEQWRRDLSSGDIQRLLTHYSRKFNNQSNDFKSWSNVLRGDIKQWSRKAFTLSDPSILHYPGKDPMVVVTFTESTARGGGQNWRLRRQYWRQEGGKGPWRIVYENIG; translated from the coding sequence GTGAGCATCCTGTGTGCTTTGATGCTGTTTTGCCTCACCCCCCCAGCACAAGCAGCCTCTTCGGCGCAAGCGGCGATCCGCCCCCACAAGGAGCGCATCTCGGAGTTTGACGCGCTGTTTCAACAGGGGATGGCGGCCATCGCCAACAGCGACTTTACCCGCGCTCTGGCCACATTTGAGGTTCTTACCCGTAAAAAACCCGACTTCCGCGTCGCGCAACTGATCTATGGCGATCTTCTCACCGCCCAGGCGCAGATGCTCAAAGGGTTTGGCAACATTCCCGCCAGCGGGCGCGACCCGGATATCGCCGATCTGCAAGCAGAAGCCTTGGCGCGCCTGCGTCACCTGCAGCATCAGCCGCCTGCGGGCAGCATGCCCGCCGAACTGCTGATGCTCTCTACCCGCAGCGCCCACGCCATTGCCGTGGATCTGACCCAAGCGCGCCTGTATCTGTTTCGCAATCATGACGGGGCGCCGGAGCTGATCGCCAGCTACTACTCTTCGTCCGGCAAGAACGGCGCGGATAAGCGGCGACGCGGCGACAAAAAGACCCCGGTGGGACTCTACTACATCACCGACTATCTCACCGGCGACTCCCTGCCCGACCTCTATGGCGCTGGCGCCTTGCCGCTCAACTACCCCAATGAATGGGATCGCCTCAATAAGCGCACGGGTTATGGGATCTGGCTGCACGGCACCCCGTCTGACACCTATAGCCGCCCTCCCCGCGCCAGCGATGGCTGTGTGGCGCTGACCAATCTCGACTTCCAGGATCTGGAGCGCTTGGCGGGCATCGGCACGCCGGTGGTGCTGAGCCCGCGTCTGAACTGGGTCTCCAAACAGGAGTGGCTGGCGCGGCGTCAGAGTATTCAGACCCAGGTAGAGCAGTGGCGTCGGGACTTGAGCAGCGGCGACATTCAGCGGCTTCTGACCCACTATTCGCGTAAATTCAATAATCAGAGCAATGACTTCAAAAGCTGGAGCAATGTTCTGCGCGGCGATATAAAACAGTGGTCGCGCAAGGCGTTTACGCTGTCTGATCCGAGCATTCTGCACTATCCTGGAAAAGACCCCATGGTGGTGGTCACGTTTACCGAGTCCACTGCTCGCGGCGGTGGCCAGAATTGGCGCTTGCGACGTCAGTACTGGCGCCAGGAAGGTGGCAAAGGGCCATGGCGCATTGTCTACGAGAACATTGGCTAA
- a CDS encoding tetratricopeptide repeat protein, whose amino-acid sequence MMRFLRLTLLMTLLLAIPTPVRADAAMDAIYRQVDRQQLDDALGAVNALLKSRPSDVEARFLKGVILTRQGNFTGAIKQFHDLTVERPDLPEPYNNLAVLYANQGMFDLARESLLKAIKTHPSYATAHQNLRDIYGKLAAQAYSRALKMETPQSDSAKLALVTKPNTLREQGERAQPSPEMLAQKEEMRRIQEEAQKLQDEANAAKEALTAAQTRMREESRKRAEAESRMEDLLTRATQAETELAKQQKQLAKETLKQQQAAQLRKQLEQERQARLEAEAQARAEQIKRAQLAAAAPARPLQPPPPPPQVEEPAAPEKHTVAPPMTRREEAQETQAAPVRVMAAAPTQDAPAHPPQDDEASAAVHNWAKAWARKDVETYLNSYGENFRPSRGRSRATWEKTRRNRLSKPGKISVEVSDLEISDAPNGRKRATFVQTYRSYNYRDQVKKLLLLEKQDEQWKIVRELSGG is encoded by the coding sequence ATGATGCGTTTTCTTCGCCTTACCCTCCTGATGACGCTGCTTCTGGCCATACCCACACCGGTGCGGGCCGACGCCGCCATGGACGCCATCTATCGACAAGTGGACAGGCAGCAACTGGATGACGCCCTGGGCGCCGTCAACGCTCTGCTCAAATCTCGTCCCAGCGATGTGGAAGCGCGTTTCCTCAAAGGGGTGATCCTCACACGCCAAGGCAACTTCACCGGCGCCATCAAACAGTTCCACGACCTGACCGTGGAGCGTCCTGACCTGCCGGAGCCATATAACAATCTGGCGGTACTGTACGCCAATCAGGGCATGTTCGACCTGGCGCGCGAATCTCTGCTCAAAGCGATCAAAACCCACCCCAGCTACGCCACCGCGCATCAGAACCTGCGCGATATCTACGGCAAGCTGGCCGCGCAAGCCTACAGCCGCGCGTTGAAGATGGAGACGCCGCAGAGCGATAGCGCGAAATTGGCTCTGGTGACCAAACCCAACACTTTGCGAGAGCAAGGCGAGCGCGCGCAGCCGTCGCCGGAGATGCTGGCGCAAAAGGAGGAGATGCGCCGCATCCAAGAGGAGGCGCAAAAGCTCCAGGATGAAGCCAACGCAGCCAAAGAGGCTCTCACCGCCGCGCAAACGCGCATGCGTGAAGAGAGCCGCAAGCGCGCCGAAGCCGAATCCCGTATGGAGGATCTACTGACCCGCGCCACCCAGGCCGAGACTGAATTGGCCAAACAGCAGAAACAACTGGCCAAAGAGACCCTCAAACAGCAACAAGCCGCACAACTGCGCAAGCAGTTGGAGCAGGAGCGCCAAGCTCGACTGGAAGCGGAAGCGCAAGCCCGCGCCGAACAGATCAAACGCGCACAACTGGCCGCCGCCGCTCCGGCGCGCCCGCTTCAGCCGCCTCCTCCTCCGCCTCAAGTTGAAGAGCCTGCCGCCCCAGAGAAACATACCGTGGCGCCGCCCATGACACGGCGAGAGGAAGCACAAGAGACCCAAGCCGCCCCTGTGCGCGTGATGGCTGCCGCCCCCACTCAAGACGCGCCAGCTCACCCCCCCCAGGATGATGAAGCCAGCGCAGCGGTGCACAATTGGGCCAAAGCGTGGGCGCGGAAGGATGTTGAAACCTACCTCAATAGCTACGGTGAGAATTTTCGTCCCAGTCGCGGCCGCAGCCGCGCCACCTGGGAAAAGACGCGCCGCAATCGTCTGAGCAAACCGGGGAAAATCAGCGTTGAGGTCTCTGACCTTGAGATCTCCGACGCGCCCAACGGACGCAAGCGCGCAACCTTTGTGCAGACGTATCGCTCTTATAATTATCGCGATCAGGTGAAAAAACTCCTGCTACTGGAAAAACAGGACGAGCAGTGGAAAATCGTACGCGAACTCTCCGGCGGATGA
- a CDS encoding MlaA family lipoprotein, whose protein sequence is MASTLRTLLLAITLTWALSARQALATEADPSADLWASAAPAPTVSDPLEGWNRLMFGVNDTLYFWALKPISTGYAAVLPLELRQGVHNVFDNLTQPVYFVNALLQGKGSQALTEAARFCINSTIGLLGFIDVAGETFAMTSNREDLGQTLGVYGVGDSPYLVWPLLGASTLRDTVGLVGDAFLQPINYGDIETWTRVGARSVEIVNDTSLRLGEYEDLKSAALDPYLSLRDGYLKLRSNQIAN, encoded by the coding sequence ATGGCTTCCACCCTGCGCACCCTCCTGTTGGCAATCACCCTGACCTGGGCCCTCAGCGCCCGCCAGGCTCTGGCCACTGAGGCCGACCCCAGCGCCGACCTGTGGGCCTCTGCTGCGCCCGCCCCCACCGTCTCCGATCCGCTGGAGGGGTGGAACCGTCTGATGTTCGGCGTCAACGACACGCTCTATTTCTGGGCCCTCAAACCGATCTCCACCGGCTATGCCGCAGTGCTGCCGCTGGAGCTGCGTCAGGGCGTGCACAATGTGTTCGACAACCTGACCCAACCGGTCTACTTCGTCAACGCGCTGCTACAGGGCAAAGGCTCCCAAGCGCTGACTGAAGCCGCCCGCTTCTGCATCAACTCCACCATCGGCCTACTGGGCTTCATTGACGTGGCCGGCGAAACCTTCGCCATGACCTCCAACCGGGAAGACCTGGGCCAGACCCTGGGCGTGTATGGCGTGGGCGATTCGCCCTATCTGGTGTGGCCCCTGCTGGGCGCCTCCACCTTGCGCGACACCGTCGGTCTGGTGGGAGACGCCTTCCTGCAGCCCATCAACTACGGCGACATCGAAACCTGGACCCGGGTTGGCGCGCGCTCGGTGGAGATCGTCAACGACACCTCGTTGCGCCTGGGCGAGTATGAAGACCTCAAGAGCGCTGCGCTGGATCCCTACCTGTCGCTGCGCGACGGCTACCTGAAGCTGCGCAGCAACCAGATCGCCAACTAA
- a CDS encoding ABC transporter substrate-binding protein, whose product MFLLAGALALGLALTAPAHASDAAATRAIQKAISDAVALLKNPEYTGQEKTAVRREKLRELLYSHFDFATMSRGALGASWAKFSAEQQQRFTHLFRRLLEESYLDKIEGYEGKGVEFAAERKLSDYVIELDSSVDAAGQTLKVVYRCFKNAEGWKVFDIVFEGVSLIGNYQPQFAHLMRGGDAEFLLEKLSKKVKSIDAASAG is encoded by the coding sequence ATGTTTCTGTTGGCGGGCGCTCTGGCGTTGGGATTGGCGCTGACGGCGCCGGCGCACGCCAGTGACGCAGCGGCCACCCGCGCCATCCAGAAGGCGATCAGTGACGCCGTGGCGCTGCTGAAGAATCCTGAATACACCGGTCAGGAGAAGACCGCCGTACGTCGCGAGAAGCTGCGAGAACTGCTCTATAGTCACTTTGACTTCGCCACCATGTCGCGCGGCGCATTGGGCGCCTCCTGGGCCAAGTTCAGCGCTGAGCAGCAGCAGCGTTTCACCCATCTGTTCCGTCGCTTGCTCGAGGAGTCCTATCTGGACAAAATCGAGGGCTATGAGGGCAAAGGGGTGGAGTTCGCCGCCGAGCGCAAGCTCTCCGATTATGTGATTGAACTCGACAGCAGCGTGGATGCCGCCGGGCAGACTTTGAAAGTGGTCTACCGCTGCTTCAAGAACGCCGAAGGTTGGAAGGTGTTTGATATCGTGTTTGAAGGGGTGAGTCTGATTGGCAACTATCAGCCTCAGTTCGCTCACCTGATGCGTGGCGGCGACGCCGAATTTCTCCTTGAGAAGCTGAGCAAGAAGGTCAAATCCATCGACGCGGCCTCTGCTGGATAA